Within the Hermetia illucens chromosome 6, iHerIll2.2.curated.20191125, whole genome shotgun sequence genome, the region cctggtgccagaagaactcgtgcgctgggttaaattactctaccacgatccgaaaagtaaagttcgaagtgtgggggtgtatcaaaaccacttcgggtCTCCGTCGGTGTCCGtgaaggaagcgctctctcaccacttcGCTTTGTTCTGGTTATGGAGACTgacacatgggacatccaatgtccagcgaccgatacactgctttatgcggatgatgttttccaTGAGTCTGCAaaaatctcaagcaacttgtccaaaaatggaatgatcggctCATGCACCCtgctctcagattgaatctgaataaaactgacctgcccagaagtgagtgatttaaatatctcggggcaatgctatcagccaatggaaagctgcatcataaaattgcttcacgcattaacgcaacctggatgaagtggtgtttttTGTGGTCAACGCATCAACAAACGTCATACGTTTAAAAGTTACCGTAatatcgtccgttctgtcgccctAAATGGTTTtgagcgttggccgactataaaagacaatcgaCGCCGTCTTTCGGTAATctagacgaagatgttatgttgcactagtggcgtaacacgccttgatcacatccgaaataaggatatccacgatgtcatgtaattcgcgctaacgagaattcacttgccaagacgataagcgaccaaaaggccggccgaaacaacggtggcttgacacgttaAATGGTGATatgaaagcctcgtgattgcatccaggtcatgcttttgatagaacacaatggcgcaactgatcacAACcgaccgaccccgcttgtgaacggatcaaagactaaagaaaaagaagaggactgCGTTCCCCGAAACCGCTACTTTGTTTTCGCGATTTTGCGGGATTCTCGATCTTTTTCACAAAGTGACAGGCACCGTAACGTTACCTGTACAACTTTTCGGTTATTTTACAATTCAGCAAAACATAGCATTGCCATATATTAACTTCGTCACAGTTTCTATTGAAAAGTACCTATTCAACTAAAAAAAGCACTGAAAAGTACTGAGGTATTGATTTAAAGTTCATCAAACTACTTCTACTACTAAATTTAGTATCTTTGGTAATTAAAAAGTGAACACTGGTCGGGAGTATGTGCACGGTAGTAGCCGAACTGTGCAAGACCCTCTTGTGTATGTGTATGTCAAGGCTTGATTACATTACGTCAGATTGAGCTAGAAGGTTGCACACCATCGCACACATGAAAACTAATACATGTGGAGGAAGAAGCGAAGATGTATAGGTTAACATATCAGATCACTATTATCGTATATTGATGCGTTCACGCATTTCTACTTTCCTCTGTACACGAAAGCATACCTACGTACACACATGTCCATCTTATTGAACATCATCCGAAAACTTCATTAGCCAtgcctgtctccagtaattgatactgattttcaaataactaaaaaaaaaaacgaaaatgccCTATGGAATCCGCCCTTCATATATCCTATGTTATCGCTTGTAGACCTTACCGTGCCACGGGAGGTTATGACACggtggacctcctaacccccatactcgtgtgaatcaaatgagtacccgtaataaaataagaaaaactaCAACCAATAAAGCggaaccccgtaccgcacaaaaactgatTAACcaagcggaggcacatctccgaagtACTGAGAACTAGGTGATTCCACCCAagaacaacaaccaacaaacaccactgtTCAAAAAGAAGGGACTAGCAAAAGCtcatctgagataaatatatcagacgtcaggaaggagacaggtctcaatggggtaggtgctaaatggtaggggagaaaacccgggtaggtcaggagtgaaggcaggaatcaggaagtccgccattagctatgctagtgcggtcaagggcattcgactggccattaagccaaaaatgtttcccgagcaaatattcactcatgaggaacaggaaaccatcgaagaccttgtcgtcaggcagatgtgcaagggatggactgtgaaacttgtgttcaccgggatgcgCTTTCGACCACTGTCAACATttactggggatgatataccaggagcatacATGGTGACAGCTTTtttcccaaaagccgcgacgatagagacggaagatctcatggacgtCCTAATCGCtaagaatgaggatctccataggcgattatggagagccttcagaagcaaggtggagggcaagggttgATTCCTCACGATCgtggtagatgaccgatccctggaggcaatcaaacgtcggagttgctatatcaactatcgatttggcaacatacctgcgcatgtgcacagggaaaagccgagtaAAGACACCCCGGAGGAgataccgggtgaaaagcatacctaTGACTTCTAGGActcagcgacgcgcaggaaagcgccatgtcgtcGGAGGAAGGCGATATTCCAACAgtgaagaagagctccaaacaataacggagccaatagccagtactaagatagcccagataaacctctaccatgcgagagctgcatctgcggtaattgcaagggaaaGTTCCAAGTAGAACATTGGAGTAGTGCTggttcaggagccctgggtgtaccgggggcaaattcgcggtctgcaaggaggaatgAGAGAGAAGagcgcccatcacgaagtctgggcaagcagcgacaccaatcgaagaggtgagtaccttcttgaatttagtctcagtccaaccaggtgaactctagactggtatgggaatgccttgagagactgaatacgttcggctcgtccaacaaggtttggatactctgggtttcaggccatgttgggttagaaggcagcgaacgaattagccaagaagggagcagagacgCCTATtggaagatatccgcgatcgatatggagttacaCCAATCGTAGAAAATGTTCAAAAGGGGCGTCTTCGCCCAAAAGGCCGCCGTAACAACGatagcttgatacgttggatggtgatttgaaggccacGGGAatatatccagatcaggcctttgataaaataaaataccgcaaccgatcaagacgaaccgaccccgtttgtgaacgagataaacgctaaagaaaaagaagtccaccaattctatattccATAAAACTGTCTGACATCCTGGCCTACccctccatctgaggcaggatctcccacgtcttctttttctaccatagatactgcccttatagactttccgtgctggatcatccacaccaatgcggattaagtgactatCCCAACGTAACCTGAGCCaaatcgctcatacatttcatcgttatatatgtTACAGAATCGTTCATCTTCATGTAGccggccgaaaattcttcggaggattcgtctctcgaacgcggccagtatttttttttttttttgtgaatttaaaGAGAATAgtgcctttcgcatttacatTAGCATcggggatcactttttccagggctaggttgtcttagatcgttgttgatgttgcatggtctcaagagtgattctgctgcttttttctggccacgcatattggtcagggtcaggctagtcagaattatcaatttggtcgggataccgctttcccccatggccgtgtataatTTTACCCGGATTATGCGATCATACACCGCCGTCAagccaatgaaaagatggtttaACTGATAGTCCTATTCTAACCAAGTTATTTCATTGCttgctgaaaaaagaaaatctgatctggtgcTGATTTGTCTGGTGTGAAgcatttttggtatgggccaacgatgttctggtcattttatagatggtactcagcaacgtggtacctctataattgttgcattgCGTGTTAtccccccttttatgtatgtatgattcgctgccccataccttgagtatcAGATGGTGAACCGCCGATATTTTCGTTGTTGAgccgttcatcaaagtactcaacccatcgctctaagatgccaaggtcggaaatcagatttgtttCATGGCTTGGCAGAAtggacatcgaggtgtataaggcttcattctgctaacttgttggtaaaatttccgtgcctggtgcggttgctccctgtacttctccaGTTCGTagaattgttggttctcctaagcttcctttttccgtgaagtcgcttctccactcgacgaagttcgtgataagtacctgtgcgtgcccgcgttctatagccttcttccgttccgttgctagtttacattcatcgtcgaatcagccgctccaattttttttgcgactgaggCCGACAAACACCGTATtattgataacgttcttcaggtggttgtgaagatcgtttgtcgatgcttcatctccagggtctcTGTTAGTTGTAATTATTGGGGCGTCTATTTCCCCCTCTTAGGTGtgacggagggctttgttgtggataggttcagtatttactctcacctgattgtcagaggggattttaagCGGTATTGTAAATCTAGGCCGGAGCATAGATAGCGatccgagatagtgatccgagtctatattggcttcttatatgttctgacaaagGCTGGAGggtagcggcgttcaatcaacacgcgatttggttgaaaatggttccatctggagaggcccatgtatgtttgtggactgcttttcgcacaaaccaggtacttctaacaaccatttcgtgtgatactgttaattaaataatccgctgTCCGTTATCACTAgtgttttatgtaagctatgtgtttaaagccgataacagcaggttccattttttggctgactaggaaatctAGTCCGAGCGCATGGTCTAGTGtatagccgctataatatatgatgtagtggctcttctgcaGAAAAACCAGTCCCTATCTAGCGCATCTCTtggaacgctgttacatcagccttatattgggacatggtatcggcTCGCTGCTTAGTATGTCCCTTTTGTGTATAGGGGCAAGGCCGTTGGGCTTGACAATCTCCCGGCggaactgcagaactactttTTGCACGCATTAGTAAATCCTGAGAATTTGAAATCTTTCCCAGTAAATGAAAGAAGGAGGCGATCGTCAGGATCCCAAAAAGGGAACCCGTCTTCAGTGCTACAATTGGAAGTGTTTTTGCTTCAGAGCAGTTCAGATCTCCAGTTTGCCGATTTCGACGAGGCTTTTGACAGCATGAACCTCCTGTTCTATATCCCATTTGGAGTCATTTCTCTCCTACACCTTCTTTGGTAGAGTTCAAGATTTATAATCTTAATGCCAATATAAAATCCGATCAAGATCACCTTCCTAGCTTTCTTTATCTAAATACAGAACAATACATCTCCTTGCTTTTGGTATAATCATTAACGAGAACCGAGAGAAAGATTTCGCTAACTTTTGCAAACAGGTTTCTGTTATTTCTATCCATAAAAACGGATAtagttttttttgatattttactttttttcaaaaggcTTCACAGTAATTGCCCAAGAAAGTAGGCATGTTGTCACCAACATAGATCTGGTTACACCCTGCATGCCTTTCTAGGCTTGAATTGGTACAGAGCAAATTCTTGGAGTCCATCTTATTGAAGGTGCTATTGCCGGACCCAACCAGCTTTCTTGACATACATGACTTGACGTACATTTAGACACCTTAAAACCTTGAAGAACGCCTCCACCTACACGTACAACGCGAGCAGTCCGTCATATTGAATGCAGACTCTAGGTATCCTTGAGATAGCTCAAAATCTTTTTCCAGTCTCCGATTTCAAGACTAATCTACCACTATTCTATCATATTTGCAAAAGTAAAGATAATATCACATTTAAGACTTACctagtaaatttattgcactagcAACGAGTTGTGTATGCAGAGAATTAGTTCCAGGCTGAGTAAAATAGTCAGAGAATACTTTCTTCAGTCGATTCTTTTTCATTGTGGGATCCGAATGCATAGTCACGGCCGTTTTGAATTGTAACATCTgcaaatcaaaagaaatttgACGTAAGTAAAAGGCGTCAGTTAGTTAAGTCTACGCATAATACTTACAGCAGCTTCTTGGTCCCTACCAAGCatcctgaaaagaaaaaataatttctgtAATGGACATTTTATTTATGGTTGCTATATGAAGAATATAATAAGCTATTAGTGATACTAGTAACTCACGTCAAAAAATCGGTTGCTTCCGCAATATCTAATCGAGTCaccaaataatttaaataactaTTACATGCATCAGGTCGTTCTAGAAGTATCCGATTCAACTGTTTCTTATTTAAAGTCTTCACCAGAAACAACACCACCTGTAATTATTTCATATTCAATATAATCTTTTTTTCCAATCAATGAAATTATTCTACCCCTAAAATCACATCACCACTTCCGCTGGCAATAGCTTCATCCAGTAGTTGTTGCTTATCATGAAGAGATTTATATGCCGTTAGAGAGTATCTTTTACCTAACAGCATTTTGTTGATGGCAACCTCAGCTGGGGGTGCATGTACTATGTCCTGCATTTTTCTTCTGAGTAGTTTGAGCTCTTCTTCCTGTGACATTCCTTTACGAAAGTGACTCTCTTCTAGAAGTTGTTCATCTAGGACTATTAAGAAAATATGTATACATAGAAAAAATCCGACAGGGATAGATTCATTCAATTTCACTTCTCTTCAAATCCACATCCGATATAAGAGTATTGATGGGAATATCGCTGCTTGAGAATTCAAAGCTGACTTCTGATGCGGAATCATCCGCTATTAGACGATACCGGTTTGACGAATCAGGTGAAGGTGTCTGTTGAGAAgtgaataaaacaataaaattttgtgCAATAATACATGATTGAGAAGTTCATTTAATTCAAGCCCGCACTCACAAAAAACTGGTGCATGATACCTTAAGATTGGTAACTTTAAAAGTATAGCTTTATTTTCTTCGGAATATAAACTAAATTCCTGTGAATTTTTCTACTTCGTTTAGGAAAAATCTTGCAATATATTTGTTCAGTTTGCAACACCTAAAGACAATTGGTAAGCATATTGATTCCCTTTCCATATGGACCAAGTGTAAACATATTCCAAAATTAAAGATATGTACAAATTAAACATCCCAGATATCTGAACTGATCAGCCGATTGTTGAAGGCTTTTGCGCAATGTCTGCTTGGCGGCAAATTGATTAGAAGACAGAGGTGGCTATTGATAGGTTAAACTTCACTGCGTTCCACCGCTATTGTTTTCACAAGCCTATTCCGCAAATACTTGTGTAGTCGGTGAATTTCGCcaaatctcctttttcttcaacctttgtcccgttcacaagcgggattggctcgtcgtgatcgatttcactatttggctctatcaaatgcctaatctggatacaatctcgaggcttttaaatccccatccagcgcatcaagccaccgttgttttggcgaTGTTCAtatcaattttggcaagtgaattctggttagcgcgaattacgtgaccataccaccgaagacacctctcctgcagttttccacgattggggcaaccccatatcgatcgcagatatcctcatttcggatgtgatcaaaaagtgtcacgccactagtccaacgcaacatcttcgtctctattaccgcaagacgccattcattgccttttatattcggccaacattcagaaccatagagagcgacaggacggatgacattgcggtaaattttaaatttgacacgttcgttgatacgtcgattataaAGCAGAATTTCGGGGAATATTTTTGGGATTTGGCTGGCAGCAGTAGTAGCAATAGCACAAATCTCAAACAAACCGCCATGAGGTAGTGACGAGATGAACATTGAGTTGCACTGTCGGGGTTCCGTGTAATACACGGCAGGCATAATGCTCGTGATTCCCCTGGTAGAGTCTCTTTGATTCTACGCATCATTTTCTCTTTTTCCTACTACATAGCTCTTTTTATCATTTCGTCATCCCAAAAAGTGTCTCGTAACCCCGAACGCGACAATTTTTTTCGTTCCCCTGCGAATGCATTGCACACAACGTCGACTTTAGTGTTACTAATCGAATCAATAGTAGTTGTCTTAGAGAGTTAGTAGTTAGTGAAggtaaaataaaatcatgatttttatcaACCCTATTGGCTAGTGAAGTCATCAATTGGCTAATGTTGTTAGAGACATGAGacgtgtagtgaccgcggctgcgcgacaggagcggaatctcattcggctctttcttaattaatttgcttaaacaatgcatttaatagtgtgcaattgccttaaagttcgccgcagattgcacattattcaatgtattcaagcgaattgatcttgacaggaggggaatgatttgccgcatccgcaggcgcatgcgcatgttgccgcaacattgcctagcgagtgagaaaggctatgtagcgggaatagaagcggtgcacgaagagaGAACGAGGAGAGTGTTGCTTGGTGAGGGAAACGGTGCACAGAAAAATAACTGGGAGTTTTTGATTTGGCGTTGAAGGAGTTGGACAAGTTGAAGGAGCAACAAGAAGAGGAAAGATTTGGAGAGGTTGGAGAAAAGAAGGAGAGTAGGTGGACAGGTTGAAGGAGCAAGAAGGTGAAAAGACTGGGAGAAGTcggggaaaagaaaacgaggaagtgGAAAGATTGGAGGAGCAACGGAGGAAGAGCACGAAGGGAGTCTTTTCGTTTGGAGTGGAGGAGACGAAGCGACAAAGGAAGTGAAGTTTTAAACACGGAAAGTAGAGTGCTTGTTTCGATAAaagaaatattataaatatatatatgaaggTTAATTggattataaacaaaaaaaaaaagaaaataagaaggTGAGTGAAAGAAACCTGGGTTTATGcctaatttgaaattgaattacgGTGAAAGTAGGAAACTAACAGAATTAATATTTAAGTGGATTTTACTCTTTTATTAATGCTCTAACGGGAAatgtttgaaatataaattagaacaaatctaaaattacgCAAGCACTTTATACAAGAGTAAAAATTAGTGCGCTAGATATTGATGATGTCCTGTGACTTAAATAGCGATCAGATTTTTATGcattcaatatttcgtgtatattatCACTGTTAACGCCAAAGGACACAGAGCATGCACAACGGCCAAAGCTGCTACTTGCATAACTTGCACTTGCAGTGTTATTGATACATGCATGTAAATAGTTTAATCATATTCTtgttaaaattttgattttttttttagactttgtacaccagccgccaaccgagctcggcgtgacgacctgagtgagtcattgttttgattttcttttctttattttctttttatttttttttatttatttttcattttttttaattttcttctttgaatttgatcaattgcttatttttattttcattttttttgtttgttatgaTTAATGTTAAAGAATAGGATAAACAATGAAGTGtgaataatctgaagtagtttgaggacttcctccccttagttcctccttactcccgcggaattcttatgacagggacatcctctaaacgaatcactggccggaggatgtcgaggaagggtgggaacctcagaggccgcgcctcgtacaagatctgaggcggaagagacggcaatcgagacggtgatccgtcgtggatcttccactccttgatcgcggcactcgggtccggagacttacggctccacgcgcgcggtcgagccggtttttttttttattttccaatttagctcgcgttctggttttcattcaataggccgtcgcgaaatccctggtaaagtcaaagttaaaatccggtgcggacccacgcatcggaaaaggcacgttgtttctaagtaatgaagcgtgagggatcaaagcgctcaaaggaccccccacattcccgagcctggctagcacagaggcgtgcaagaacgtgtcgaccgagcactttgatagagtttcaatctttgtgggcagaccttcacggtcaattttgccaatttgtttagctttttgggatagctctgccctctaggttgttatcggccactcaggatgatcgacttgatctccctATCTCCACTTATCATTACAGACGgttgaaaagagtaaagccaaatgacttactgacattaataataatctgCCTTCCTCAGCGAAGTCAACCAAAACGCTGGGATTGACCACAGAGTCTTCCTCAAATATGCGAAGAAAGCTGCTAGATGGGAATCGTAGCTTGGCGGGGGGTGGTTTTGCTCCCACATGCCCACACTCTCAGGGAACGTGAACCCTGgggttagtcttttgaagatttccacctattAAAAAAAAGAGCGAAGATGCGCTCGATGAACTGCATAACTATAATAGTTGGGATTAAATCCAAAGTGAGGCCACTCGCAACCAGTGTCATTTGAGCTTATGACAACCGCTAGTCAAGATATCTAAGTCATTATGCCTGCCATATACGATCACGCCGACCTTTCAATTACGCCTGAACAATCGGTAGTTAACTGGCGGCCGGAATGGGTGTGGGATCTGGCTGGCCTGTGTAGACGGTTGAAAAACGATTCGGGCATTCGGCTGGCTGAAAAGGAGATCAGGCAAACTGGTACGTGTGTAGATTGAGGCGCCGGGTCATCCATTTAGGTGTCAAGTCAGAAAAACCTAAAATTTTTACGCGTCCAGCAGAAACTATTTTTTACAAGCCAAATATATAGAAATAAACAAGTAACAAGTAGTCTGAGGCCCACGCCAGTTATGCAAACattgaattcaattcaattcaagctATTATCGACCGTGAAAGcggtgattttttttatttagtttcacGCCACCTAccctattcaattatttttcgaaaatggaaGATAAGTGTATATTTAAAGGTTTTCATGTTTTACATGTAAAATTCATTTCTTGATGTTAGGATGTGAAGACGATATGGAGTTGTCGATGATCAAAAagccatcctaagtggccggagacgaccaagagctAATTCAAAAGTCTAAAAAGATGGCAAatggaccgtgaaggtccgcccgcgaATTTTGATGCTCCGTCGAAGCGCTCCGTTGACACGTgattgcacgcctctgtgttagccaggctcgggaatgttggAGGGGGGTTGTGAAAGGAAGagagatggatagcttcagtctgaatggttgtGTGCCACCCCAGCGTCTCAGCGGGTAGGTGAAAAAAGTGCAAGAGATTTGCAGTCCAACAGTTTACTCaccgaggaagctatcaccacagtgggcagttaggtataaaatgcaaatccatctaatgaaaAGAAAGAGAAACTTCCGATACAGGTttaccggcgggagtcgtctgacttgccGACTGGGTCGGGTTCCCGTAATGGACAATATGGCGCTGAAACCGCTAGCCGTGGAGCGGTTCAACaactaggcgccacgacgaccaggagcgttgctccacctgctgcagctgtttcgccacaatctgtgtcgaccacttcagcaggttcgcgtaggtagCGGATGAAGGGGACTGAGCAAATGAACATCTtcatcatccactcctactacgaaataacggcaggggcaggtacaatatcttaccgccccttgttgcttCAGAGAtgcgtcgagcgtttcccgcaattcgcgcaagtgactgtgcagtgagttgcagaccagtaccgctttattactcgcagcgacacaattccgGCCATCGCATATTCGACtagaggtcatcgcggaaactatcAGCGCTGAAGGATCCACTGCGGAAACTAGGCTAGTCGCTGTCTATTAAGCCGTGGGGATATTTTTTGGCGAGTTCCATgatgattttagctattatctttgcgacggcagggagcaatAAATGCCTTATTATTAAACTATTCTAATCAGAAACACTTCCTTCAACTTGGTTTGATCATACCACCCTTCAATGTTCGCTGAATAACATCTCTTACATCGTCATTCTCATCAAAGCTAAACGCTTTATTAGCTGAGGTGTTCCAGTAATCCTCGCCCTCCAAATTGCCGTCCATTTCCAATTTATCCAGCTATCCCAAAGCGCCTCACAAACATAACAAGGAAACCTACTAAGCTCAAACAACACCTCCTTCGGTCACTGACACGAGCACTTGTTTGTAATCAAAGTCAGCTGGGGTCGGTAGCGCAGTTTTTCCTCGGAGTTTCGGACAATCATCTGTTtctattttttatgtttttttgtcTAAAGTACATTCCCCAGCAAAATTTGATAACCACTGCTCAGTTTGACATCTTGACGTTGCTGGTAGGCCGTCAGTGGTTTTCTGCTTGTTGTCGGAGTTGATATTGTGCCGGGATTTCACAAGAATTGTTAAAAGTGGGGGAAGCTcaattttcagaattatttttattagtGGAAGTGAAATTTATAATACTAGGAAATATACAAAGAGAGATATGCATCAATTACCACGATTAACGAGGGCGATGCGAGCCAATACAGATCTGGAACCCAGAAGGAACCTAACCATGACGAACGAGGAGAAAATCAACCTGCAACTGTGGAGGGCAAAAGAATTAAGAAGGTATTTCCAGGATGACTCGTTTGTATGATTTACTGCACTTTCTTTGCTAGATTCAATCAAAGTCAAGGGGTGGGGGTGTCCACTTAGAGTTTCTTGAACTGTTCTCGGCAAACTCGGTAACTGAAAGCAATATTTGAATACACACTTACACTTTATTCGAAGCCAATCTAGTATCTACAAGTAGAAATTGTAATTGATCTCAACCACAAATATTTCATTACTTCatcggaacaaccggtatccggtctaggcctgtcttagaaaggaactccagatacctggttttcgatatccttaaaagctgtctggcgtcgtctaggccatcgctccatctcaggcagagagttttccaggctggatcatcccggatttgcgcggaggtccaccaattcgatatccctaaaagctgtctggcgtcctgacctacgccatcgctccatcccaggcaggatctgccacgtcatctttttctaccatagatattgc harbors:
- the LOC119660424 gene encoding vacuolar protein sorting-associated protein 16B, translated to MDGNLEGEDYWNTSANKAFSFDENDDTPSPDSSNRYRLIADDSASEVSFEFSSSDIPINTLISDVDLKRILDEQLLEESHFRKGMSQEEELKLLRRKMQDIVHAPPAEVAINKMLLGKRYSLTAYKSLHDKQQLLDEAIASGSGDVILGVVLFLVKTLNKKQLNRILLERPDACNSYLNYLVTRLDIAEATDFLTMLGRDQEAAMLQFKTAVTMHSDPTMKKNRLKKVFSDYFTQPGTNSLHTQLVASAINLLEWQLLENSTTSADIVNSSALETLYYAFGKHKWKDGTTNDQKNPFKFATDHQISAPQLEWVALNERAKAQAYLDLDGLFEKSKWHSIKSKQFHINLPLEDVIMRLYHLNAPQPVLNSFLSHVTDSEVKLSLAKEVKAVRSVIDVLGTMKDKTELEKYRDQLAEGTEERIYADNAIRNFSKRWSTDGLKLMRN